From Arachis hypogaea cultivar Tifrunner chromosome 3, arahy.Tifrunner.gnm2.J5K5, whole genome shotgun sequence:
ATTATATTACTGTGAGACATCGCAGCAGGGTAGCAGACTGGCAGGGGTTGTATACTAATTTTAATCTTAAAGTGCACCCAAGTAATGTCTATTCTTCATATTTTTCCTATTTTATCTTTTCCCTTCACTTAACTTCCAATCTTCCATGTACTTATTTACCAAGAACCTACTCTTAGAAGGTAGAACAATGTTCTCTTTAGCTTCCTTTATATTTTAGGTCAATCTAGCAAAGCTTTTATTTGTTTCCACTAGAGAGATTTTCTATAACTAAAACTTTGTGGTTGATAAATTTGCATAGGTCTTACTTGATCTAATACTTAGGGAAGGACTTTGGGTGTGTATAGGTAACATGGATAGCGTTTGTCTAGTGGTGACATGCACAACGTGGTCATTTGTTTGATGAGACACAAAGAGtctatatataaaatacatatatttgGAGTCTTTACTCTtaactataatttttatagaattttttgtCTTTTCAACTTGTTTCCAAGTCAATTAATTAgtcatcaaattaattattatatatttatatataaatatgtatttttaatttatttttatatgtattctATATAATGACCGATTTAGTTACCGAAAACATTAAGATTTGTAATTTGTAAACATGACGTTATTGACTATTGAGTAATTTTTTACGGTGGTTTAACTGTGCAAGCATTATAGATCAAATTATTCCTTGTATCAATCAATGAAATTATAGGTTATCTCCGATACAAATAGTTCATTCCCATCCACCGCTTGTTCTTGGCTAAAATATGTGAAGGCTTCCGAAACATTACGATACCCATTGCGCTTTCCCTGGTTGGTCGATCaagaaatttctttttcattttgtttttgggtTTTAGACATGTTGTGGATTTTTTAAGATGTGACGTTTATTTTTGGTTGATATGAGAAATTAAAAACTAGTCAGTTTGAATTCTTATAACAATTTAGTTTTAAGATGATCAAATTACCATGTCCAAGAAAATATCAAACTAGTACTACTACAGTACTACTACTATTATaaagaaattaatataaattaaaaaaaataataaatcaaacatTAATTTAATATAGGATAATGAGATAGGAACCTAtcaaatttttgtttttggaGGTAAATTAATTTCTTTTGGCAAACAAAATCACAATTTCGGGAACTAAAAGTTGTATTCAAATCTCGTTAAAATTCTTTGTTGAGCTAGTATGTTGATGCCTACAAGgccagaaaaataaaatgaacgcTTTGAAGATGAACATACTTTCTCCTTTGTGAATCTGATCAACTCATGGAAAATTGGGGGAAGTCCTTCTCTTTCCACTTTCCAGCGTCCgcaaaaaaagggaagaaagaaaatatgaatatgCGGTGATGGGAAGTCAGATATTATTGGCAGCTTGTGCCTGCTTTGCCCCGACAGAGAAGAACTCTATGATGACTTCTAGTGGCATGCCCTTGGTTTCTGGGACTTTCAAGAAGACAAATACCCAGGCTATAGTGCACACAACCGCATAGATACCAAAAACACCTACAAGGCCTAAGGAGTTGAGCATAACTGGGAGAGAGTAGGTGACGATGATATCACAAATCCAGAAGGTAAGAGCGCATATGGCAATGCAGAGACCCCGAACTCGCGTGGGGAAGATCTCCGCGCAGAGGATATTTGGAATCGGTCCAAATCCCATCACAAAGCTGCAGAAGTACACAACCACGCTTGCTGTTGAGATTCCTGCATTCACGGCACTCCCCAAATCCACAAAACTCGCTAGCACTAATATCAGAAGAGATGCTATCAAGACCGGGATTGTGCTCAACAGCAAAGCCCTAAACCAATATTCAACAGTAACCTTATCATTTAATTTAAGCAAAACAAAAATGGACAAACCATAAGAATACCATGTCGATATACCTTCTTCCCGATATATCCATGAGCCTCATGGCAACAGCTATACAAGGTAGCATCAACAAGGTTATCACAGTGCTAATAAGAAACGACGCAGAAGTGGAACTAAGGCCCAAGCTTGCAAGAAGATAACCAACTCCTGCCTGCTCAAGAATCTGAGGTGTGTAGTAGAGAACCCCATTTATACCAGAGAACTGCAATGTTCAAAGAGTAGTTAGATGCTTTTCACTTTTCATTACAAACACACAGTATAACTGGTTAGCCATGCATGTTCAAGGAGCGTCAAACTGCGCTGTTGAAGCATCAGTAAGCGTGATTTGGCTACAAAACAATGTAATGTGTAATGCTGTCGTATCAAGgcaattgaaaaatataaataagtaaataacggCAGTGAGCACCAAAATGATGTCATCACCTGCTGAAGAATTTGAAGCCCCACACCCACAATCAACGCCTGCTTCACTCCAGGTTCGCAAAGATCACTCCAACTAGGCCCATTTGCACCTGTTTCAGATGGATGAATCATAGCTGGTCCTACTGGCTGCTGATTCATAAGCTCTTTGTTGTAAAGGGCTTGCTGACTGACCAGAGCAGACGCATGAACAACCTCGCCATCTGTCAGCCCATCAGCACCACCTACAAGTGAAAGGTGAGACTCGCGCTTGGATCCAAGGGTCCCGTCTTGGTGTAAATAGACTCTCTGAAAACCACCCTGTTTTGACCCATCTGGCCCTTCTCTTTCAGAATACTTCCATGCCAGCTGCCAACCACCACCAATGGCTGTACTACCACCAAGGGGTTCTCCAGCATTCCCCTGCAAATTACTGCCTTGCCTCATGCTTAATTGGCTACCATGGGCAGGAGCAGGTGCGTCCTTATCCATACCACTTGTTGGTTGACGTGAGATGAGTGGACTGTGCAAAGAGTCGTCGGCATCACCAGCAGCAGCATTGGACACATCATCACCGTCTCTGGCAAGGCTTTCTTCTACATCCCAATCTTCGTTCCTAGGTTGATTTCCTCCAACATTAAACATACTTCCAAAGTTGGAAAAAAGGGTGTTTCCTGTTTCTGGGATGTTTTCATGGACACTACCAAAGAGCTTCACTAGAGGATCTACTAGAGCACTCTGATTTACTATGCTTCCCTTTCGAGATGCAAGGCCAATGGAACTTTGTCCAGATGCGAGTTTCGCAATCATGGATGGAGCTCGATCTGGCCCATACAATTTGATATGCTCTTTTCCGGCTGAAGGATCCTCCACATCACTGAATTCATTGACTGGACCAATTACGTATTCCTCTATAGTCGTATCACCCCCCACTCCAAGACCCTCAACCAATAAAGCCATCTCACCTGGTCATGGAAAAGGACAAGGAAGTTACCACCAAAATCGTGCATATAAATAACCCTAAATAATACTACTCTGGAAATATAACAACTGAACGTCCAGCGTCGGCCGGGATGAATGTAGAGTTTAAGTGACTATAAAACATCCTACTTGGCTTAGAAGGAGGAAGGAGACGTAAGGGTGATTTCAGAAATAATtcataaaagaattttttttttaaaaaaagagagagagagagagagagaaagaaaagcaaCAACCAACCGGCAACATCATCCCTGCCACGAAGCCGCTGCAGAACCTTCTTGGCCTCAAACATCCGGCCTTTGGTGACAAGCCATCTTGGAGATTCGGGCAAGAAGAAGAGTGTGAGCATAAAATAAATGAGAGAGGGAATCCAAAGAACACCGAGCATGAGTCTCCAGCTTGGCGCCTTGGTAAGTGACATGGCAAAGACCATACAATAGGAGAGGAACATTCCGCTGGAGCCAGTGAACTGGGGAAGCGTGTTGAGTAGTCCACGAATCTCTGGTGGAGCAGTCTCGGATATGTAGAGAGGGACCAGGGTGACAGCCAAACCAATGCCCAGGCCATCTATGAGCCTTGCAAAGAGGAGAATGTAGACATTTGGAGACCACAACATAACGAGAGAgctcaaaaaataaaagagagaggagattaTCAACATAGGA
This genomic window contains:
- the LOC112734917 gene encoding monosaccharide-sensing protein 2 is translated as MSGAVLVAIAAAIGNMLQGWDNATIAGSLLYIKKEFKLESEPTVEGLIVAMSLIGATLVTTCSGAVSDMLGRRPMLIISSLFYFLSSLVMLWSPNVYILLFARLIDGLGIGLAVTLVPLYISETAPPEIRGLLNTLPQFTGSSGMFLSYCMVFAMSLTKAPSWRLMLGVLWIPSLIYFMLTLFFLPESPRWLVTKGRMFEAKKVLQRLRGRDDVAGEMALLVEGLGVGGDTTIEEYVIGPVNEFSDVEDPSAGKEHIKLYGPDRAPSMIAKLASGQSSIGLASRKGSIVNQSALVDPLVKLFGSVHENIPETGNTLFSNFGSMFNVGGNQPRNEDWDVEESLARDGDDVSNAAAGDADDSLHSPLISRQPTSGMDKDAPAPAHGSQLSMRQGSNLQGNAGEPLGGSTAIGGGWQLAWKYSEREGPDGSKQGGFQRVYLHQDGTLGSKRESHLSLVGGADGLTDGEVVHASALVSQQALYNKELMNQQPVGPAMIHPSETGANGPSWSDLCEPGVKQALIVGVGLQILQQFSGINGVLYYTPQILEQAGVGYLLASLGLSSTSASFLISTVITLLMLPCIAVAMRLMDISGRRALLLSTIPVLIASLLILVLASFVDLGSAVNAGISTASVVVYFCSFVMGFGPIPNILCAEIFPTRVRGLCIAICALTFWICDIIVTYSLPVMLNSLGLVGVFGIYAVVCTIAWVFVFLKVPETKGMPLEVIIEFFSVGAKQAQAANNI